One segment of Gopherus flavomarginatus isolate rGopFla2 chromosome 8, rGopFla2.mat.asm, whole genome shotgun sequence DNA contains the following:
- the LOC127057281 gene encoding zinc finger and SCAN domain-containing protein 29-like encodes MPPHIKRAPAWSNGKLLDLISVWGEEAVQSQLRSSRRNYDTFGQVSKAILERGHDRDALQCRVKVKELQSAYCKAREGNRRSGAAPTTCRFYKELDAILGGDPTANPRTTMDTSGGRKRRGGRRKLRVKVLGLGETPRSPWRHAARSSSQARRKVPSHSSRYLVEDKQRSGFPQP; translated from the exons atgcctccacacatcaaacgagccccagcatggagcaatggtaagttgctggacctcatcagtgtttggggggaggaagctgtgcaatcccagctgcgctccagccgtaggaattacgatacctttgggcaggtatcaaAGGCCAttctggaaaggggccatgaccgagatgcgctgcagtgcagggttaaagtgaaggagctgcagagtgcctattgcaaagcccgcgagggaaaccgccgctccggcgctgcccccacgacctgtcgtttttacaaagagctggatgcaatacttgggggtgaccccaccgccaatccgaggaccacgatggacacttcgggggggaggaagagaagaggggggaggaggaaactgagagtgaaggtactggggttgggggagacaccccggagtccctggaggcatgcagccaggagctcttctcaagccaggaggaaggtacccagtcacagcagccggtacttggtggaggacaaacagaggagtgggttcccg caaccttga